One genomic window of Microtus ochrogaster isolate Prairie Vole_2 chromosome 21, MicOch1.0, whole genome shotgun sequence includes the following:
- the Mex3a gene encoding RNA-binding protein MEX3A yields the protein MPSLVVSGIMERNGGFGELGCFGGSAKDRGLLEDERALQLALDQLCLLGLGEPPAPXXXXXXXXXXXXXXXXXXXXXXXXXXXXXXXXXXXXXXXXXXXTPQPPAAPKGANDAKLCALYKEAELRLKGSSNTTECVPVPTSEHVAEIVGRQGCKIKALRAKTNTYIKTPVRGEEPVFMVTGRREDVATARREIISAAEHFSMIRASRNKSGAAFGVAPALPGQVTIRVRVPYRVVGLVVGPKGATIKRIQQQTNTYIITPSRDRDPVFEITGAPGNVERAREEIETHIAVRTGKILEYNSDGDFLAGSPDTALDSRYSDAWRVHAPGCKPLSTFRQNSLGCIGECSVDSAFEAPRLGEQGGDFGYGGGYLFPGYGVGKQDVYYGVAETSPPLWAGQENATPTSVLFSASSSSSAKARAGPPGAHRSPATSAGPEQLAGLPRRPPGEPLQGFSKLGAGGLRSPGGGRDCMVCFESEVTAALVPCGHNLFCMECAVRICERTDPECPVCHITATQAIRIFS from the exons ATGCCTAGTCTAGTGGTATCTGGAATAATGGAAAGAAATGGGGGCTTTGGAGAATTAGGATGTTTCGGGGGAAGCGCTAAGGACCGAGGGCTACTGGAAGACGAGCGCGCCCTTCAGCTGGCGCTTGATcaactctgcctcctgggtttgGGGGAGCCCCCCGCCCC NNNNNNNNNNNNNNNNNNNNNNNNNNNNNNNNNNNNNNNNNNNNNNNNNNNNNNNNNNNNNNNNNNNNNNNNNNNNNNNNNNNNNNNNNNNNNNNNNNNNNNNNNNNNNNNNNNNNNNNNNNNNNNNNNGACGCCCCAGCCCCCCGCCGCCCCCAAAGGGGCGAACGACGCCAAGCTCTGCGCGCTCTACAAAGAGGCCGAGCTGCGCCTGAAGGGCAGCAGCAACACCACGGAGTGCGTTCCGGTGCCCACCTCCGAGCACGTGGCCGAGATCGTGGGCAGGCAAG GCTGCAAGATTAAGGCTTTGAGAGCCAAGACCAACACCTACATCAAGACACCTGTGCGAGGTGAGGAGCCCGTGTTCATGGTGACTGGGAGACGGGAAGACGTGGCCACAGCCCGGCGGGAAATCATCTCAGCAGCTGAGCACTTCTCCATGATAAGAGCCTCACGCAACAAATCTGGCGCCGCCTTTGGTGTGGCCCCTGCTCTGCCGGGCCAGGTGACCATTCGTGTTCGAGTGCCCTACCGTGTGGTGGGACTGGTGGTGGGCCCCAAGGGAGCGACTATCAAACGCATCCAGCAGCAGACCAACACATACATCATCACCCCCAGCCGGGACCGTGACCCGGTGTTCGAGATCACCGGCGCCCCAGGCAACGTGGAACGTGCGCGGGAGGAGATCGAGACGCACATCGCTGTGCGCACCGGCAAGATTCTCGAGTACAACAGCGATGGCGACTTCCTGGCCGGCAGCCCCGACACTGCGCTGGACAGCCGCTACTCGGACGCCTGGCGGGTGCATGCTCCGGGCTGCAAGCCGCTTTCCACCTTCCGGcagaacagcctgggctgcattgGCGAGTGCAGTGTGGACTCGGCCTTCGAGGCCCCGCGCCTAGGCGAGCAGGGCGGGGACTTCGGCTACGGCGGCGGGTATTTGTTTCCGGGCTATGGTGTGGGCAAGCAGGACGTCTACTACGGCGTGGCTGAGACGAGTCCCCCGTTGTGGGCGGGCCAGGAGAACGCCACGCCCACCTCGGTgctcttttctgcctcctcctcttcttcagccaAGGCACGGGCAGGCCCACCAGGTGCACACCGCTCTCCAGCCACCTCTGCGGGGCCAGAGCAGCTGGCCGGGCTCCCTCGGCGACCGCCTGGAGAGCCACTGCAGGGCTTCTCTAAACTGGGGGCGGGAGGGCTGCGGAGTCCAGGCGGCGGGCGGGACTGTATGGTGTGCTTTGAGAGCGAAGTGACAGCAGCCCTGGTGCCCTGTGGACACAACCTTTTCTGCATGGAGTGTGCAGTACGCATCTGCGAGAGGACGGACCCAGAGTGTCCTGTCTGCCACATCACCGCCACGCAAGCCATCCGAATATTTTCCTAA